The genome window CTTGGGGCTGCCAGACCTGTGTAGGTACCAGGGCCTCTGGCACAGCTCCCCGGGAGGACGGGCAGGCCCGGACGTGCTGCCCAAGGGAGCAGGCGTGTGGGGGGTGGTTCTTACACAATCCCATCCGGGCTCGGCAAGCGGGAGAGTTGAAAGGCCCCTGGCAGCTCCCCAGGCCCTTATGCCCGGGCAAGAAAACCACAGCCTGAAACGCCTGGGTTTCTGAAGGGCGGGAAGGCGGGAGTTTTTTGAGGCCTGCTCCACTCAGGCTGTCTCCCAGACTCTGTCATTCCTCTGAGGCCAGAGGGGCTGCCAAGCATGTCGGGCACCGAATCATAGGCTTCCAGAAACTCAGCTAGGCTGGTGCCCTCATTTCCCACTGAATATGGGAAGAATTTGCTGAAGACATTGTTCCTTTGCCCAGAGACCTGCAAACCCTGAAATCAACCcactgagggacagagagcagcTGGAAAATGGGGTCCCGAGAACACTGATGGTGTTCCTGGATGTGCCGGACACTGTTTCAAGCACTTTCTGAATATTAACCAGTTCAGTTCCCACCATAACGCCGGAAGGTAGGACCTGTCATTGTGTCTCCATGCTTTAGAGGTGAGGAAGTAACTCGCCCAGGTCGACACGGCTAGTGTGTGGCATGACTGGGATATGAACCCAAGCAGCTTTACCAGCATTTATATCCTTTTTGGTCTTGTGGGAATCGAGGAGAATCGTGAGACAACCAATTAGGAATACGTTGGAAATGGCTTAGGAGCAAGGGTTGCAAACTTAAGTGCCTACAGGGCCAGGTAgatgaaataaatgtgtgactcAGGCCTGGTGGGGAGAGGCCTGTGGTCCCAACTGGAGAATGTGTAGGCAACCCAGGTGTCCTCatacaaattccttaaaataaaacttgcCTGGAGGCCATATGCCACCACACCCCCAATCCCCCCCAAAATACCCCCCATCTTAGAGCAGCTCTAACATACGCCTGCTGCACCTCAACATGCACCAGGAAATGTGGCCTAACAGGGCATACCAGCTTGTCTTGGGGGGTTTGAAAGGACACAGAAGCAGCAAAGGACAGAGATGCATCGGTGAGTGGAAGTGACAGACGACAGGAAGAACAGCCCATTTAGAAACAGCAAAGATGATGTGAGTTGCCTGTCCCTGGAGAGAGGAGGCTCTTGATAGCCTAAAGAACTCCATCACttatgaacccaaggaggtccaagGAGGCCACTTCTGCTCCAGGACTCATCTAACAAGACAGAGTCCTCCGTTTTAGGATTTTAGCCCCAGCCTGGTCACTGATTCACTTGGTTACTTCAAGTTCCTAGCTATAAGCTATAATTCAGTCTGCTTTTTTGACTTGTTACAAGTAAAGTGGTATCGTATTAGAGGTTGAATGTACAAATTTGCTGATTTTCAATTGGTTTTGACCTACAAAAACATCAGTTTCATATGATTCAACCCTATAATTGTCCTGTCTACCTTGCAAGGTGCAGaggataaatgaaaatgtttgaagcATGAGCCAAAGATTCACTGCCGGGTACAGAGCAGGCACGCAGTGAATGCTTGGTTAATGTAAATACTGGTTCCAGAACCAGGTGGGCATGAGCCTTCCTTATCGCTTCTAGCAAAGCCAACTGCCTGGGGACAGGGTCAGGCAAAGCAGTTCTTTGAGGGAAATTCACATTCACCCAGCTCCTCCCGCATGTTGGCTCCAGTGAGGCCcttccccccgccaccccccacccccacccccaaccccggcCCCGGCCAGAATGCAGAAGTCATGTCCAGTTTTCAGCTTGGACACAGAGACGACTGGCCAAAGCCACCATACAGGGAAGGAAGAAGCCTCAATCGCTTAGGTGTGGCACAGACCAAGCTCTCGGGGCATCCGGGTTTTGTGGACTGAACAATCCCTTCTAGGGTAACCAGAGCTTAACGGATGCACCGCAGGTAGAAGGCGCTGTCCCTCCTCATTTACCATGCCGCACTATCCCTCCACTTCTCGGAAGACTGTGGCACAAAGGAGGGGGTCACAGCGGCAGCGGCCAACGAGCCCTTTCCTCCTTTGGGGCGAAAGGCGGCCCCAGGTCTGCGCCGCAATAAAGGCAACgggccgggggagggaggggaccgaACAAAGAATTGGGACGCGTGGTCCTCGGGGACACCACTGTTGAGTCCCTTGGATTGGCGCGCGCCCACCCTGGGGAAAATCCCCTTCCAGCCCTTGGGGTACCTGGGGGTAGGACTGAGACCGGCGGGCGCCCCCTCCGCTGCCGCGTACCCGGGACGGGATGGCGACCGCCAAACAACAGGAGGTGGCGCGGCTCGCCCTCCCTGTCCAACACCTGTCCTACGTTTTTCCCGACCAAAGGACAGGGAGCCTGGGCTTCTCTCTTCCCAGGGGACAAGTCGCTCGGGAAAGCCCCAATGGCCAGACTGACAGATGTGAACCAGGATGCGGGCCTGACGCGTGCGGGacaggggaagtggggagggggcccaGACCCAGGTGGCGCCCCGGCACTCCGCGGCTCCCCCAGGCCGGGCAGGGGAGTCCGGGGCCAGAGGAGACAGCCGGGCCAGTGCGTGGTAAGCTCAGCAAAGGGAGTCTCGCGGTGGGAATGGGGTCAGCGAGCCCCTGACCTAAGAGAACCAAGAAGGGCGACTCAATCTCTCCTCCCGTTCCTCACTTGAAGCTCTACTGGACTTGGCATCCTCCCTCCTCCACGACTTCAGACTCCGGGTTTTCTCCATTCCCAGATCCGCGGCCCCAAGAGACAGACAGCGGAACCTGCCAATGGCAGGACGCAAAGCGTCAACTTTGTGTTCGCCCGCCACTCTCAGCCAGTGCGCGCCCGTTTCTCCGGAGTCCCGCCTTCCGTGTCGGGCGCCCCCTTCTGGCGACACAGGGATGAACCCTATCTGTCGCCATGTTGAGTGCGGCAcggttattttttttctggaacatttTCCCACCTGTTCTAATCTTTCTTCCCACACAGCTGCTTTCTTAGTTCGACAGCCAAGTGCGGTGGCGATAAGGACGGTGTAACCTGTGGTTTTCGGATCGTCTGCGTGATCGGATCGCCACGTCACGCCACGCTTGCCGAGTCCAACGCCATCTTGAGTGTGGCGCCTTGATGGTTCCCTTCTCAGGGCTCCGCGTGGTTCCCTAAATGGCGCCCCAAACTTCAAGGAGTCCGCAAGGACTAGACCAGCTGGTCTAAGGGGGCGATTATTTCCCCCCCAGTAAACTCTCAGTGTATAAGTTCGTGTGCCCCTCGCAGCCCCTGGAGTGGGGTGAGAGGCTAGACCCGATGGCCGGGTTCTGGAAGGGTGCTCCCTGAGGCTGTCGCGACGACAGTGACCGCTCGGGGCAGGCGCTGTCCAAAGCGCTGGAGTGCGGAGACTGCTGTGTGGTGCGACGCCCGTGGGCTGTCCCGTTCGAAGGCAGGAGCCCGCACCGGCTCACGAGTCCCCTCGAAGCATGaatctcagtgtgtgtgtgcttggCACCGAGCCCGCTTGTCGGCCGGCTCAGGCGGCCAACGCCGGGGCCAGTGGTGGGCAACAGGGTCACCTCTTCAAAGACCCGGGGCACCTGGGGTTGGGCAGAGGGTGTGGACGAGGTAGAGACGGGGCGGCCTCGCGCCCTCATTGCTCGTCGCAGGGTTTCCACCCACTTGCACTGGGACAATTCTCGGTCGAAGGTGCCCCGGCGCGGGGGGCGGGCACCTCCCCGGGCACTGCACAGGGCACCGCCCCGGGCGAGCGCAGCCCAGCACCcggccttcccctccccctcgctGGCAGCCGTCGTGCGCGCCGGCCACcgcctcctcttccctccccctccttccgagcagcagaggggaggggaggacggggGGCTGGGCGGGCGGCTTTGCCGCGCTTTGGCTTTCTGCGTCAGCAGCCCCAGCAAAACAGCGGCGGGAGCGCGCGCCCTGAGCGCGCTCGTGCGCCCCTCCCCCGCGGCGCCGGCGCCGCCGAGACCCGGCAAACTAAGGCCCTGAATGACAGTGCGGCCGGCGACTGCGCAGCGCGGGACGCACCAAGGCACTGCCGCTTTAAGCACGCTTGCCCATTGTTCGGAATCGAGCCAATGAGCGAGCGCCCGCTCCCTGCGTTCAGCCAATAGCATTCGGGCAGAGGAGGCCGAGCGCCGCCCACTAATCTATATTAAAGGTTCTGGCGCCGCGTGAGTTCCCCACTGGCTGCTCTGAAAAGCCATCTTTGCATTGTTCCCGTGTCCGGCTCCCCGTTCGCCGCAACCACCTCCGCCGCGCGCCTCCTCCGCCACCGCGGACTCCGGCAGCTTTCTCGCCAGAGTCCTCgaactcttgttttctttttaatccgCTGCATCGGATCACCGGCGTGCCCCATCATGTCAGACGCGGCCGTGGACACCAGCTCCGAGATCACCACCAAGGTGAGGTTGGACGCCGCCCGCCCCTTCGGGGTCCGCGCGCTGCTGCCGCCGGAGCGGTGTTTGGCGCGCGCGCGGCGTCTGGGCTGCGCCGAACCCGCTGTCTCTTCCTCCGGCGGAGAGACCTCTCCTCCCGGCCTAGGCCCCCAGGCAGCCCACTCTTTTgtgtgcgggggagggggcgggaagcGTGGCGGCAGTCGTGATGCCCGTCGGGGAGTGGGCCGGGCGCCCTCGGGGCCCcggggggcgggcgcgggggctGAGGGGCTCGGGTGGCGGGTGTTCTACGGCTCCTGAAACTTGTTTGTGAGTGGTCTGAAAGGTGGCGGGAGGAGAGGGGCCGGGCTGGGGGTCGTCAGCCCGCAGGGCGCACGGAAATAACTTTGAAACTCGAGCGCGTTTGGAATCGGAAGTGCTGGGGGGGGCGCGTGTGCGGGCGCGGGCCGGCTGCGGGAAGTGGCGGCTCCGCAACGAGCGCCCGCCGGCGGCGCTGGTCTTTGTTCGGAGCCGGGCCGCCTCGTTTCGCGCCTTACAGTGGGTCCGAGGTGGTTTATCTGGACTAAGGTCTGATAAGGCGGAGTCGGGCAGCGGGTCGGCCGACCGCGACGTCGATTGTCTCCGCGGAGGTGTGAAGGTCTTCTCCGCTCTGGGTGCCCTCAGGGAGGGCGGGGGTAGGCGTCCTCCGGGGAGAGTGCGCCGGGAGCAGCCGCCCAGCCTCAGTAATTCACCAGCGGTGCCGGGTTTGGCTGTGGAGGAGGCGAGCCCACGCGCCGTTGGGGAGGAAACGGAAAGTGAAGGAACGGCGCGCCGGGGCGACGATGGGCGCCCCCCGCGGCTGCCCGGGAACACCGTGTGCGCGGCCGCCCCGGAGGCGATGCGGACGAACAAAAGCTGTGGCCGCGGCTGGCCGGTTGCGGGGTCGAGCCGGGTGCCGGGGGTTGTCGGGGCCTGGTGTTGTGGGTTCACTGCCCTCGGTTTTGAGGTCCTGCGCGTTTGGCGCAGCTCCGGTTCTGCGCGCCGGGTCGTTCCAGCGGCCCGCGCGGGGAGCGTCTCGTCTCCGCTCTCGGCGGGAGCGCGGCACTTTAAGGCAGATCGGCTGTTTTACCTAAGGCTCTGGTCCGCGCCCCTCTCGTGCCCCTTTGGGGACGGGCAGGAGTCACCTTGGCGTCTCTTTAACCTCTGTGCCCCTAGCGTCACCTCTGGCTTTCTCCCAGGGGTGACTCCCCCGGCGGAGTGGAGCTTGCGACTGGGATCTCCACAAGGGCTCCAGCGGGCCCCCTCTGGGCCCAGCCCGGGAActagttgggtggggggagggtcggCCCTCCCCAGTGCGGACGTCCGCGTTCGCTTTCCTCCCAAGGTGATTTCCCGCCGGGAGCAATAAATAGCCCCATGGAGCGCGTCCCCTACGGCCTCGGGCTGCGGCACTGAGAAAGCCCCGTGGACTTCGGGGCGGCCTCCCGCGGGACTTTGCCCGCCAAATGCAGAGAGGCAGGCCCGCGCATCAAGGCCTGCGGTGGGGGCGTCAGGACGCCCGGAAAGACCGGCGCGCAACTCGCGCGGCGGCGGGGGCCAGCGCAGCCCGCAGGCTCCGGGTCTCCAGGGTCAGGGGCGCACTCGGCGGCCCTGGGCCACGTGCTCCGCGCGCGCGGTGCGTGCCGAGGCCCGCGCGCAAAGCCCGCCGGGCGGGGGCTGCGCGCCTGCGCGCCGcgttctccccgcccccacccgctcCCCGGGGCTTCGGCCGCCAGGGGGCGGGAGCGGGCGGCACCTGGGTTCGCGGCCCGCCAGCCGGTGGTAATGGGGCCGACAGGTGCCCCGGTGCCGGTCACTGGACGGAGTCCGAGCTGCGCCCGGCCCGACGCCTGTTTGTGTTGGCGGCCGGATCGGCAGGGCCAGGTGGAAAAAGTTACCGGGCTTCGGGGCGCCCGCGGCGGCGTTGCCCTTTGGAAAGCGGACCGGGTCCGCTCCTCGAGGTGCGGTCCGACGGGCCCCGAGAGCCGCCGCGCGGACGGCGAGAGGCCGGGAGGGAGATGGGGCGCACCGGGCGGCGCGCTTCTGAACGGGGTCGAGTTCCTTAGGCCCGGGCACGTTTCCCGGCGATGACCTGCGACCTCCTGGGACAGCTGTCACATACAGGGAATtggtgggtttgggttttttaataGAGAGCTGGGCTGCCGTGGGCTTGGTGCTTAGCTCGGCTGTGAGGACTTGAGACGGCCCCCTCCAGTTCCCTCCTCGGCCTAGCCCGCCCACGGGAGTTCTCCCGCAGTGCCCGGGCCCTCCCTCcattaccttatttatttatggcACATACCTGCTGTTTTCCAAGAAGGGCTTGTGAGAGGCGGAGTTCCCTCTGGTTGGAAACCAGTCTGTGATGGGTGTGTGAGTGAAGTGTTCCCGGGCTCGTCTGCCCGGCCAGACGGGTTTAAGGCCGTGGTGCCACATGGCTCTTGTCCTAAGAAGCATGAGTAAGGGGCAGTGGGAACAACTGCAGGGGGCTCTTTTTGGTGTGTTTCTTAAGGGTTGAGAAATTGGAGGAAACCCTGACCACAGACGCGCTGGGTATCCTGTGGCCCCTCCTTCCTGTGTTTCCAAGTGTAACATGGGGCTGTTGGGACATCCAGATCAGCGCTGCTTTCATACCCTTGAGCCCTAGGCCTCTTTGCCAGCCCCGGGTTTCTCAAAAGACTTACTGGTTCCCTCTTACTTTTTGAAGGACttaaaggagaagaaggaagttgtggaggaggcagagaatggaAGAGACGCGCCTGCTAATGGGAACGCTGTGAGTGTCCGCCTTGCACATGATGCCTAGCCACTCCTGGCCAGGGAGTTCTCTCACTCCAGCTTGGGCTTAGTCTGGGGTGAGCGAGGAGGTTGAGCCCTTGGGTGGTTCCTGCATCACCGTCTCCTGGTGGAGCTTTAGGAAGAGGAGCTGAGGTCTCTTGCCTGGTCTGGGGCTGCAGATGCattgggtggggcctgggggaagGGATGGGGCAGGAGTGGTGGTCTGTCGTCATTAACAACCTGGTATGTTTTCTGTCGAGGAGAATGAGGAAAATGGGGAGCAGGAGGCTGACAATGAGGtagatgaagaagaggaagaagggggggaggaagaggaggaggaggaggaaggcgaTGGTGAGTAGCTTCGTTTCTCTCCCCTTTTAGGGGGTTCCTTTCCTTGGCCTTGTCTAGAGGTTCCTGGGGTTGGGGACCAGCGGACCACCTGCAGCTGGGTTGGTACTGTGGGGCTACGACTTCTCTGGTTTAGGCTCGTGAAGTGAAACTGCCCCACACACCCGTGCTCCCACCGGTGCCTTCTTTCCCCGTCTGGGGACCCGTGCCTGCATGGGTGGCAAGCTGCCCTGACTGCCCTGTTCGTCAGGCAGCAGAGATCAGGGACAGTCCTTCCCTGGAGACCCTGTCCCTGGGAGGTCCCCTGAGGAGCTGCAGTGTGAAGTCGTGTCCCCACCCAAGTTCAGGCTGTCACCGGGTGGGTAGGGTACCAAGATTCTTCCTGGCAGGTTGAGGGGAGGCAGTGTGGTTTACCCTGGGTTTGATTCTGCAGGTGAGGAAGAGGATGGAGATGAGGATGAGGAGGCCGAGGCAGCTACGGGCAAACGGGCAGCTGAAGATGATGAGGTGCGTTCTGgcttgggtgggggctggggtgtgagGCATGGTAGCCAGGGGGGCCGATTTCTGTGCTGTGGTCCTGAAAGGCTCCCTTATCTCGAGCAGGAACAGGAAGGAGCGCAGGCCTGCCTTCCCAGAGCTCTGGAAGCCTCTGGAGCAGCCAGGGCCTGGCCCTTGCCTCTGCCTGCAGGAGGGGGGTGGGCCCCGTGGGCTGCAGGGGCCTTGACCAGCTTTCTCTGTGCAGGATGACGATGTCGACACCAAGAAGCAGAAGACTGATGAGGATGACTAGacagcaaaaaaggaaaagttaaacttaacaaaaaaaaaggcaaccgTGACCTGTTCACCCTCCACTTCCCGTCTCAGAATCTAAACGTGGTCACCTTCGAGTAGAGAGTCCCGCCCGCCTGCCCAACGCGGGCAGCGCCACCCGCAGATGACACACGCTCTCCGCCACCCAGCCAAAACCACAACGTGAATTTGCAacaggggaggaaaaaagaaccaaaacttCCAAGGccctgctttttttcttaaaagtactttaaaaaggaaaatttgtttgtattttttatttacattttatatttttgtacatattgtTAGGGGTCAGCCATTTTTAATGATCTCGGATGACCAAACCAGCCTTTGGAGCGTTCTCTGTCCTACTTCTGACTTTACTTGTGGTGTGACCATGTTCATTATaatctcaaaggagaaaaaaaaccttgtaaaaaaagcaaaaacaacaacaaaaaaacaatcttATTCCGAGCATTCCAGTAACTTTTTTTGTGTATGTACTTAGCTGTACTATAAGTAGTGGGTTTGTATGAGATGGTTAAAAAGGCCAAAgataaaaggtttctttttttccttttttgtctatgaagttgctgtttattttttttggccTGTTTGATGTATGTGTGAAACAATGTTGTCCAACAATAAACCGGAATTTTATTTTGCTGAGTTGTTCTAACAAAGCTGTCTCAAGCCTGGtttttctgtgtttcagttttctaGACCTTCTGGGGAGCGGGCaaggatggggggtgggtggtTGGGGGGATCTTGGGCTCAGGCCCAGCTGTATTTCTTGGGGATAGTGGGCTGAAGACCCCAGTGGGCAAGGAGGGGTGGGTATGTCCTTGGGGCAGCATGGTGGGTCACCATGGAGATCAAGGACCGAGCTGCTGCTGCCCACCAAGCCCTGCGGGAGGGCACTGGAGTTAGGGGCTGTGAAGGGGAGGCTGCTTACCGGGGTTGGTCTACTGATTGTACCAAGAGCCTTCTCCCAGGACCACATTATTGGATGCCAGGTGGATCAGGGTGCCCTGGAAGGCCATGTCCACATCCTCAGGCACGCGAAGGAACCGGCTACACGAGGCGCTGCTGTTACCCAGAGCCCAgggttggggtgggtgggtgggtggtggtaCGGGCCAAGTGTGAACGCAGGGCCAAGACTTCAGACAAGCCACCTCCCAGTGGGACAGCCCCTAACTTTGGCCTTTCCGCTTGGGTCCTCACCCAGTTAGTTTGGTGACCGTGGCTCCCCCTGGTGGTGGCATGTGGCACCTTGTCCCTTTGGACTTCCTTTTCAGGGCACTCAACGCCGCCTTGCCCTAATTCTCCAAGCTCTTGCCTGGAGAAAGAAGTGGACCTTGGTTAGGCAGGCAGGCGGGTCTTCCCCTTGAGCACGGTAAAGATGGTAGGTGGGCACTTACGAGTTTCAGACGCCGGTTGTGAGCAGTCAGGAAAACTCAGTGAAGCTCAAGCCCTGGGGGAAGGGAGCTATTAGAGCTGATGAAGCCTCCTGGGGCTTGTTCTCTCACCTGGGGCCTGCAGCTGAGCTTCACAAGGAGCAACCTCCTGCAAGCATCCGGTGTGCCCCTGAATCATGGTGGTGCCCAGTCTCTAGGGGGTCAGCGAGGGTTGACCCCTAGCTGTTGGGGGTGCTAAGAATGGGCTACTGTCTGCAGGGCTCACTTCGTGGGGCAATCGATTCACTGAGTAAAAGTATGGGTTCTGCTTCCGCTTCTACCAACTGGGCCGTCTTgggcctcctctgtccctcctgaaTGTGgtctttttttgtcttgtttttaggattgatttattttggggagggaggggcagaaggagagggagagaatctctagcagaccccctgctgagcacggagcccgaagGGGGCGCAGTCCTACAATCCTGAGATGGagacaccaagagtcagacgctcaagtgcctgagccacccaggagccccctgaaTGCAGTCTTAAAGATGCCTTTCTCGAGAGTCCAAGTGAGACACTCAGGGCCGCAAGGGAAAGGGCGGCCAGAATTGGGGTGGGGCACAATCCTTAGGAGGGACACCTCTCAAGCTAGAGTGCCCAAGTCTACCCCACAGACCGGAATGGCTGTG of Halichoerus grypus chromosome 4, mHalGry1.hap1.1, whole genome shotgun sequence contains these proteins:
- the PTMA gene encoding prothymosin alpha isoform X1; translated protein: MSDAAVDTSSEITTKDLKEKKEVVEEAENGRDAPANGNAENEENGEQEADNEVDEEEEEGGEEEEEEEEGDGEEEDGDEDEEAEAATGKRAAEDDEDDDVDTKKQKTDEDD
- the PTMA gene encoding prothymosin alpha isoform X2 yields the protein MSDAAVDTSSEITTKDLKEKKEVVEEAENGRDAPANGNANEENGEQEADNEVDEEEEEGGEEEEEEEEGDGEEEDGDEDEEAEAATGKRAAEDDEDDDVDTKKQKTDEDD